The following proteins are co-located in the Pyricularia oryzae 70-15 chromosome 1, whole genome shotgun sequence genome:
- a CDS encoding glycerophosphodiesterase GDE1 — protein MKFGRNLPRNQVPEWSSAYIDYKGLKKLIKAAGATSKNGGQADLAEFFFALDRNLEDVDSFYNKKFADACRRLRLLHDRYGSSVDAISNLDQDEVEELMGAMLELRSKLRQLQWFGEINRRGFVKITKKLDKKVPGTVTQDRYIATRVDPCPFAKDNTIVRILNDINKWLSVLGDAQNMDDARSDRSARSLGRASVKAMLNFAPALLDKMDSAIRSDDVAGLKDGLEEGKVDTSDSGSQSLLLNLLQRSISSRSKASIAYILSQVNSLEDPDDINGRNCIHRLVLHIGRTKTTSAGEQEPAPYPFPHSSKFETQMGTHYLNPATSTGHIPAAGSESKEEKLLGHGDDAVQILNYLLDSLSDDHRPGLSARDSFGRTPLHYAAQFGIVDILELIIARMQDWGQFDVSRGIDAPEWEDNEGNAPLHLSVIGGHPRTTKALLKGESWQGLSESDKTELRRNVSKSSAVLAIATKHNHARIVAMLANAGVDINWRDKSGETALHIAARFGHYECARILIRGTDEQKADLEVGENFFAWTPLHIAAVDGHLSVAQLLVDAGADVDKPDSSGWTAKEHAALRGHMPIARLLAAHSTVEETATASAGESQPNQPSTGTSPPEVSSLGDRRSTAAVSRPAEPVRAYGHRYLKDQTMVLVSLGTMDMRKHVDAVKLDRVPLAEAHTTQLDTALSLVLSATGAQGDSTVIDLPVHENICTEPVIFTTTDVTKVKLLFDIVPTYSGNEKNKIGRAVALLSSIRPSIGAKRMSLQGDVCIPIIDSNLDVIGAVNFNFLVITPFSHPNMEVTSKQTYWKKMSSTMVIGHRGLGKNQAANKSLQLGENTVPSFIAAANLGAQYVEFDVQLTKDHIPVIYHDFLVSETGIDAPVHTLTLEQFLHINPDSSRNHSPNGRDSNGQPKNSQIKKIRSNSPGPRQRSLSMGWANTDSTVLDERMKHTRDFKAKGYKANSRGNFIQAPFATLEDLFHKLPEDVGFNIEMKYPMLHESEEHEMDTYAVELNSFCDTVLAKVYDLAGTRNIIFSSFNPDICLCLSFKQPNFPILFLSDAGAVPVGDVRASSLQEAIRFASRWNLLGVVSVAEPFVLSPRLVRVVKQNGLVCVSYGVWNNDPKMVQRQVKEGIDAVIVDSVLAIRKGLTAGQEQEHSDAAQTGENGEIVDLSAHPIDSNNSTKSGAVVASTA, from the exons ATGAAGTTTGGAAGAAA TCTCCCACGCAACCAGGTTCCCGAGTGGTCCTCTGCCTACATAGACTATAAAGGTCTCAAGAAGCTCATCAAAGCCGCTGGTGCCACCTCAAAGAATGGTGGCCAGGCCGATCTAGCAG AGTTCTTTTTTGCTCTTGATCGCAACCTTGAAGATGTAGACTCGTTCTACAACAAGAAGTTCGCCGATGCCTGCCGCCGACTGAGGCTTCTCCACGACAGATATGGCAGCAGTGTTGATGCCATCTCCAACTTGGATCAGGATGAAGTGGAGGAGTTGATGGGCGCCATGCTGGAGCTACGGAGTAAGCTACGCCAACTGCAGTGGTTCGGCGAGATCAACAGGCGCGGCTTTGTCAAGATCACCAAGAAGCTTGACAAGAAGGTGCCTGGTACCGTCACTCAGGATCGCTACATTGCCACCAGAGTCGATCCCTGTCCGTTCGCCAAGGACAACACCATAGTACGTATTCTCAACGATATCAACAAGTGGCTCTCAGTGTTGGGTGATGCCCAGAACATGGATGACGCCAGGTCCGACAGATCCGCAAGATCACTTGGTCGTGCATCCGTCAAAGCCATGTTAAACTTTGCACCTGCGCTCCTTGACAAAATGGATAGTGCAATCCGCAGCGACGACGTTGCTGGGCTGAAAGACGGCCTGGAGGAGGGTAAAGTCGACACCTCGGATTCTGGCTCCCAGAGTCTGTTACTCAACCTTCTGCAGCGCTCAATTTCATCGAGATCGAAGGCCTCAATTGCATACATCCTCAGCCAGGTCAATTCCTTGGAAGACCCAGATGATATAAACGGACGAAACTGCATCCACAGGCTCGTGCTGCACATTGGACGGACAAAGACGACTTCGGCAGGAGAACAGGAGCCTGCCCCGTATCCTTTCCCACATTCCTCCAAATTCGAGACCCAGATGGGCACTCATTATCTGAATCCGGCGACTTCAACAGGGCATATCCCAGCTGCGGGTTCTGAGAGCAAGGAGGAGAAACTCCttggccatggagacgaCGCTGTTCAGATCCTCAATTATCTTCTGGATAGTCTCAGCGATGACCACCGACCTGGCCTCAGTGCTCGGGATTCCTTTGGTCGGACGCCCCTCCACTATGCCGCCCAATTTGGCATCGTGGACATCTTGGAGCTCATAATTGCTAGAATGCAAGATTGGGGCCAGTTCGACGTCAGCCGTGGAATTGACGCGCCGGAGTGGGAGGACAATGAAGGAAACGCCCCCCTTCATCTCAGCGTCATTGGCGGACACCCTAGGACTACTAAAGCTCTGCTCAAGGGAGAGAGTTGGCAGGGTCTGAGCGAGAGTGACAAGACGGAACTGCGACGTAATGTGTCAAAATCGAGTGCTGTTCTTGCCATTGCGACCAAGCACAATCACGCACGGATCGTGGCTATGCTAGCCAATGCAGGCGTTGACATTAATTGGCGGGACAAGAGTGGCGAGACAGCGCTTCACATTGCTGCCAGATTTGGCCACTATGAGTGTGCTAGGATTCTGATACGCGGTACTGATGAGCAAAAGGCTGATCTCGAAGTTGGCGAGAACTTTTTTGCCTGGACCCCCTTGCACATTGCTGCCGTTGATGGTCACCTTTCTGTCGCTCAGCTTTTGGTTGACGCAGGCGCGGATGTTGACAAGCCTGACTCGTCTGGATGGACCGCCAAGGAGCATGCAGCGCTTCGTGGCCACATGCCGATTGCCAGATTGCTTGCCGCACACTCAACAGTAGAAGAGACGGCCACTGCGAGCGCAGGCGAATCTCAACCGAACCAGCCTAGCACCGGTACATCACCACCAGAAGTTTCGTCTCTGGGTGACCGCCGTTCAACTGCTGCAGTTTCTCGTCCCGCCGAGCCAGTAAGGGCATATGGACACCGCTATCTCAAAGACCAGACCATGGTTTTGGTCAGCCTGGGGACCATGGACATGCGGAAACATGTCGATGCCGTAAAGCTCGATAGGGTGCCGCTGGCAGAGGCGCACACGACCCAGCTGGATACTGCACTTTCCTTGGTTCTCTCGGCAACCGGAGCGCAAGGCGACTCGACCGTGATCGACCTTCCCGTGCATGAGAACATTTGCACTGAGCCTGTCATATTCACCACCACCGACGTCACCAAGGTCAAGCTGCTTTTCGACATTGTACCTACTTATTCTGGTAACGAGAAGAACAAGATTGGACGCGCGGTCGCTCTGCTCTCGAGCATACGGCCCTCAATCGGAGCCAAAAGAATGAGCCTCCAAGGGGATGTCTGCATTCCCATCATCGATTCTAATTTGGATGTCATTGGAGCAGTGAATTTCAACTTCCTTGTTATTACTCCATTCTCCCACCCGAACATGGAGGTGACGTCAAAACAGACGTACTGGAAGAAGATGTCGTCGACCATGGTCATTGGCCACCGTGGTCTTGGAAAGAATCAGGCAGCAAACAAGTCATTGCAGCTTGGCGAAAACACGGTGCCATCCTTCATCGCAGCCGCTAACCTGGGAGCACAATATGTCGAGTTCGACGTGCAGCTGACCAAGGATCACATTCCCGTCATTTATCATGACTTTCTTGTCAGCGAAACTGGTATCGATGCGCCAGTGCACACTTTGACGTTGGAACAGTTCCTCCACATCAATCCGGACTCGAGCCGCAACCATAGCCCCAATGGCCGTGACTCCAATGGCCAACCGaagaacagccagattaagAAGATCCGCAGCAACAGCCCTGGACCTCGACAGCGCTCACTTTCAATGGGCTGGGCAAACACCGACAGTACAGTCTTGGATGAGCGCATGAAGCATACTCGTGACTTCAAAGCAAAGGGTTACAAGGCGAACTCCAGGGGTAATTTTATCCAGGCTCCTTTCGCTACTCTTGAGGACCTGTTTCATAAACTTCCCGAAGACGTCGGCTTCAACATCGAAATGAAGTACCCCATGCTGCACGAGAGTGAGGAGCATGAGATGGACACATATGCCGTTGAGCTGAATTCCTTCTGTGACACGGTCCTTGCGAAGGTTTACGACCTTGCCGGCACCCGCAACATTATCTTTTCATCTTTCAACCCTGATATCTGCCTATGCCTTTCTTTCAAGCAGCCCAACTTCCCGATCCTTTTTCTGTCAGATGCTGGCGCCGTACCGGTGGGTGACGTGCGTGCCAGCAGTCTGCAAGAGGCAATTCGATTTGCGAGTCGATGGAATCTTCTCGGAGTTGTTAGCGTCGCTGAGCCGTTTGTGTTAAGCCCGCGACTGGTGAGGGTCGTGAAGCAGAACGGATTGGTATGCGTCAGCTATGGAGTCTGGAACAACGACCCAAAGATGGTTCAG CGCCAAGTCAAAGAGGGCATCGATGCTGTCATTGTAGACAGCGTCCTAGCCATCCGCAAAGGACTCACGGCGGGCCAGGAGCAAGAGCATTCAGATGCTGCTCAGACTGGCGAGAACGGTGAAATAGTCGACCTGTCGGCTCATCCCATTGATAGCAACAATAGCACAAAATCAGGTGCAGTTGTAGCATCAACCGCCTAA
- a CDS encoding allantoicase: MADKISYKTENVAATRVASEDIDKTFRSICIDMVSAALGGKVLAFSDEWFAEAANLLTPTPPIRQPGKMVYTGAWYDGWETRRHNQEPFDWVVIRLGVASGSVEGVEVDTAFFAGNHAPGISVEGCFNLNDDEVVSWKGERGGWETILGYQECGPSQRFGWILNERPTTKQYTHVRLNMYPDGGIARFRLFGHAHPVFPADVNAVFDLAAAQNGGVAISCNDQHFGTKDNLLLPGRGKDMGDGWETSRSRTKGHEDWAIIKLGATGFVDHVVVDTAFFRGNFPQKVRLEAFSAADGTADVGHDAEGWAELVAASKCGPDQEHEFQSLIKDKPITHVKIVMIPDGGIKRVRVFGRRAT; the protein is encoded by the exons ATGGCGGACAAGATCAGCTACAAGACAGAGAACGTTGCAGCGACGAGGGTAGCCTCGGAAGACATCGACAAGACTTTCCGGTCAATATGCATTG ATATGGTATCGGCGGCGCTGGGAGGCAAAGTCCTTGCCTTCTCAGACGAGTGGTTTGCTGAGGCAGCCAACCTTTTGACACCCACACCCCCTATCCGACAGCCTGGAAAGATGGTGTACACCGGAGCGTGGTATGATGGATGGGAGACCAGGCGACACAACCAAGAACCGTTCGACTGGGTTGTAATCCGCTTGGGCGTTGCCTCCGGTAGCGTGGAGGGAGTTGAGGTCGACACAGCGTTCTTCGCGGGAAATCACGCTCCGGGAATCTCTGTCGAGGGCTGCTTCAACCTCAACGACGATGAGGTGGTGTCATGGAAGGGTGAACGTGGCGGATGGGAGACGATCCTGGGATACCAGGAGTGTGGACCTTCGCAGCGCTTCGGATGGATATTAAACGAGCGACCGACGACCAAGCAGTACACCCACGTACGACTCAACATGTACCCGGACGGTGGTATCGCACGCTTCCGGCTCTTTGGCCACGCCCACCCAGTCTTCCCTGCCGACGTCAATGCAGTCTTTGACCTGGCGGCTGCGCAAAATGGCGGAGTGGCCATCTCGTGCAACGATCAGCATTTCGGAACCAAAGACAACCTCCTCCTGCCGGGTCGCGGCAAGGACATGGGTGACGGATGGGAGACTTCGCGGTCCCGCACAAAGGGCCATGAGGACTGGGCCATCATCAAACTGGGTGCGACTGGCTTCGTGGACCATGTCGTCGTCGACACGGCCTTCTTCCGGGGCAACTTCCCGCAAAAGGTGCGCCTCGAGGCATTCTCCGCCGCCGACGGGACTGCCGATGTCGGACACGATGCGGAGGGGTGGGCCGAACTTGTGGCTGCCAGCAAGTGTGGCCCGGATCAGGAGCACGAGTTCCAGTCGCTCATCAAGGACAAGCCAATAACCCATGTGAAGATTGTCATGATCCCGGATGGAGGCATTAAGCGGGTGCGTGTGTTTGGAAGGAGAGCTACTTAG